In Methylomagnum ishizawai, one DNA window encodes the following:
- a CDS encoding FkbM family methyltransferase has translation MNQDYRARLFPEICKADTPAGLLAVARAAAALHPWAADGTVDPSELLGGDLPLALYGAGRFAQSVLAHWLPLGIRPAFCVDNNPKFWGKALLGIPIAPVAALWEHRPTPRVVVAAMINGGIAAELAAHGLPCLFAERDGQVGYLPGWHLLQAGADLERLWPALADDHSRRVLLAAGKARLFQDIHFEMVGSPFLHQVASAPQYFQADLLDFADGETWVDCGAFDGDFVVGGHAFMHAAGRKVPGIHAFEADADNLARLRRTVRDYGLENVQLHHALVGDADGWCAEPDFNNCRADGTSAPVRRVTLDSALAGREVHFVKMDIEGAEPDALQGARSLMGQWHPKLAICVYHETRHLLDIPLSLYDLHAGYRIYLRHHSTHTLWETVCYAAPG, from the coding sequence ATGAACCAGGATTACCGCGCCCGCCTGTTTCCCGAGATTTGCAAGGCCGACACGCCCGCAGGTTTGCTGGCCGTGGCCCGCGCCGCCGCAGCCCTGCATCCCTGGGCGGCGGACGGTACGGTGGACCCGAGCGAACTCCTGGGCGGGGATTTACCGCTCGCGCTGTACGGCGCGGGCCGGTTCGCCCAATCGGTGCTGGCACACTGGCTGCCCTTGGGCATCCGGCCCGCGTTCTGCGTGGACAACAACCCCAAGTTCTGGGGCAAGGCACTATTGGGCATCCCCATCGCGCCCGTGGCCGCGCTCTGGGAACACCGCCCCACGCCACGGGTGGTGGTGGCGGCGATGATTAACGGCGGGATCGCGGCGGAACTGGCCGCGCACGGCCTCCCCTGCCTGTTCGCCGAACGCGACGGCCAAGTCGGCTATTTGCCGGGTTGGCATTTGCTGCAGGCCGGGGCGGACCTGGAACGGCTCTGGCCAGCGCTCGCGGACGATCATTCCCGCCGGGTTCTGCTGGCGGCTGGCAAGGCGCGGCTGTTCCAGGACATCCATTTCGAGATGGTCGGCAGCCCCTTCCTGCATCAGGTCGCCAGCGCCCCGCAATATTTCCAGGCCGATCTCCTGGATTTCGCGGACGGCGAAACCTGGGTGGATTGTGGCGCTTTCGACGGCGATTTCGTGGTGGGGGGGCACGCCTTCATGCACGCGGCGGGACGGAAAGTGCCGGGCATCCACGCCTTCGAAGCCGACGCGGACAATCTGGCCCGGTTGCGGCGGACGGTGCGCGATTACGGCCTGGAGAATGTCCAGCTACACCATGCGCTGGTGGGCGACGCGGACGGTTGGTGCGCCGAACCCGATTTCAACAACTGCCGCGCCGACGGAACCAGCGCCCCGGTGCGCCGGGTGACGCTCGATTCGGCATTGGCAGGCCGGGAAGTGCATTTCGTGAAAATGGACATCGAGGGCGCGGAACCGGACGCCCTGCAAGGAGCGCGGAGCCTCATGGGCCAGTGGCATCCCAAGCTGGCGATCTGTGTCTACCATGAAACCCGACACCTGTTGGATATTCCGTTGTCGCTCTATGACCTTCATGCGGGATACCGGATATACCTCAGGCACCATTCCACCCACACCCTGTGGGAAACCGTTTGCTATGCCGCTCCCGGCTGA
- a CDS encoding radical SAM/SPASM domain-containing protein codes for MKAQVKPRINLDNRTPLQEVIPLSTPFVLFVDPVNTCNFQCKFCPTGDRELIRSTGRWQGRLDFEVYRKLIDDLGEFDQPLKVLRLYKEGEPLLHTRFADMVGYAKRSGHVQYIDTTTNGYLLTPDRVGPILDAGIDRINISVDGMSSAQYWEFTQTRVDFDRFVDNIRQLYQRKGDCEICVKIPGDILGETDKQRFYDIFGEIADRVFIENFAPCWPSFDVEERTGIEITEGIYGNTIHDIETCPYIFYSMAVNTDGSVSLCFLDWARKLSIGDVRTESLKAIWNGEAMRRHRIAHLSGCRKDDPTCAACGQLSHCLPDNIDPYRWQLLERIDPGTRPPLGKVA; via the coding sequence ATGAAGGCCCAGGTCAAACCCAGGATCAACCTGGACAACCGCACCCCGTTGCAAGAAGTGATCCCCCTGTCCACGCCCTTCGTGCTGTTCGTGGACCCCGTGAACACCTGCAATTTCCAGTGCAAATTCTGCCCCACCGGAGATCGGGAACTGATCCGCTCGACCGGACGCTGGCAAGGGCGGCTGGACTTCGAGGTCTACCGCAAGCTCATCGACGACCTGGGCGAATTCGACCAGCCGTTGAAAGTGCTGCGCCTCTACAAGGAAGGCGAACCCTTGCTGCATACCCGCTTCGCCGATATGGTCGGCTACGCCAAGCGCAGCGGCCATGTGCAATACATCGACACCACCACCAACGGCTATTTGCTGACGCCGGACCGGGTGGGACCGATCCTGGACGCCGGCATCGACCGCATCAACATCTCCGTCGATGGCATGTCCAGCGCGCAATATTGGGAATTCACCCAGACGCGGGTGGATTTCGACCGCTTCGTCGATAACATCCGCCAGCTTTACCAGCGCAAGGGCGATTGCGAAATCTGCGTCAAGATTCCGGGCGATATCCTCGGCGAGACGGACAAACAGCGCTTCTACGACATCTTCGGCGAGATCGCCGACCGGGTGTTCATCGAAAACTTCGCGCCCTGCTGGCCCAGCTTCGACGTGGAGGAACGCACCGGGATCGAAATCACCGAAGGCATCTACGGCAACACCATCCACGATATCGAAACCTGCCCGTATATCTTTTATTCCATGGCCGTCAACACCGACGGCAGCGTCAGCCTATGTTTCCTGGACTGGGCGCGCAAGCTTTCCATCGGCGATGTCCGCACCGAATCCCTGAAAGCCATCTGGAATGGTGAAGCCATGCGCCGCCACCGCATCGCCCATTTGAGCGGCTGCCGCAAGGACGACCCCACTTGCGCCGCCTGCGGCCAATTGAGCCATTGCCTGCCCGACAACATCGATCCCTATCGCTGGCAACTCCTGGAGCGGATCGATCCGGGCACCCGCCCCCCGTTGGGAAAAGTGGCCTAG